In a single window of the Aridibaculum aurantiacum genome:
- a CDS encoding bestrophin family protein → MLLRKNIPLKYILGKIKFELLIVTLYAAGVAILYHVVDLSSFSLPIGVPMVMGTVISLLLAFRSNQAYDRWWEARTVWGAIVNDSRTLARQIKTLSKEAYQGEEFFFFKQRFIKRQIAWCYTLSRTLRTQDPLIGMHKFLVKRDMQHMDNYTHIPNALLELHGHDIQQALENGWINSYQQIEIDKTLTRLCDSMGKCERIKNTVFPATYGLYIHFSLIVFFMLLPFSLIEVFGVYFIIPALVAIAAIFFLIEKMAIHLQDPFENKPTDTPMTAICSTIERDLVQMVNESYAAEAAKAEKQFYLL, encoded by the coding sequence ATGCTTTTAAGAAAAAATATTCCACTTAAATATATTTTAGGTAAGATCAAGTTTGAGTTGCTGATAGTGACATTATACGCTGCAGGCGTTGCTATTCTATACCATGTAGTAGATCTGTCTAGCTTTTCATTGCCGATAGGTGTACCAATGGTAATGGGTACAGTAATATCCTTGCTACTTGCCTTTAGATCGAACCAGGCATATGACCGATGGTGGGAAGCCCGTACTGTTTGGGGAGCTATAGTAAATGATAGCCGCACACTTGCAAGGCAAATAAAAACTTTGAGTAAAGAAGCCTACCAGGGTGAAGAATTTTTCTTCTTCAAACAGCGGTTTATTAAGCGGCAAATTGCATGGTGCTATACGCTTAGCAGAACATTGCGTACGCAAGATCCACTAATAGGTATGCACAAGTTTTTGGTAAAACGCGATATGCAGCACATGGATAATTATACACACATACCTAATGCATTGTTAGAGCTTCATGGACACGATATTCAGCAGGCATTGGAGAACGGTTGGATCAACTCGTACCAGCAAATTGAGATAGATAAAACACTGACACGCCTATGCGATTCTATGGGTAAATGTGAACGTATAAAAAATACCGTATTTCCTGCTACTTACGGCTTGTACATTCACTTCTCGCTCATTGTGTTTTTTATGCTGTTACCTTTTTCATTGATAGAAGTGTTTGGTGTTTATTTCATAATACCAGCATTGGTAGCTATAGCTGCTATATTCTTCCTCATCGAAAAAATGGCTATTCACCTGCAGGATCCATTTGAAAATAAACCAACCGATACGCCAATGACCGCTATCTGTAGCACCATTGAGCGTGATCTTGTACAAATGGTAAATGAAAGCTATGCAGCAGAAGCAGCCAAGGCAGAAAAACAATTTTACCTGCTTTAA
- a CDS encoding CTP synthase, whose product MAKFIFVTGGVTSSLGKGIIAASLAKLLQARGLRATIQKFDPYINVDPGTLNPYEHGECYVTEDGAETDLDLGHYERFLNIHTTQANNVTTGRIYQTVINKEREGAYLGKTVQVIPHITDEIKRRMLLLGKDDKYDVVLTEIGGTVGDIESLPFIEAVRQLQWELPEEDCLVVHLTLIPYLKAAKELKTKPTQHSVKLMSENGVHPDILVCRAEEPLTNDIKRKLALFCNVKQEAVIEAADASTIYEVPLMMMREKLDLICLKRLNITNFNEPDLEKWKGFLDKLKYPKSKVTIGLIGKYIELQDAYKSILESFIHAGAINECKVQVVNVHSEFITDENVSEKLDGLDGLLVAPGFGHRGIEGKITAVKYARENGLPFFGICLGMQMAVIEFGRNVLGLENAHSTEMDEHTPHPVINMMEEQKKITLKGGTMRLGAYPCVLKEGSLAHKIYGTTEISERHRHRFEFNNDYLQQYQQEGMIASGTNPDTGLVEIMEIPSHPFFIGAQYHPELKSSVESPAPLFVHFVAATKRYNEKRTSIRNPLLHSEMI is encoded by the coding sequence ATGGCAAAGTTCATTTTTGTTACAGGTGGTGTTACAAGTAGTTTAGGAAAAGGTATCATAGCAGCGTCTCTGGCAAAACTCCTGCAGGCGCGTGGTTTACGGGCAACTATTCAAAAGTTTGATCCTTATATAAATGTAGATCCGGGTACGCTAAATCCATATGAACATGGCGAGTGTTATGTAACGGAAGATGGAGCTGAAACAGATCTTGACCTGGGGCATTATGAAAGGTTCCTGAATATTCACACCACACAGGCAAATAACGTAACTACCGGTCGCATATACCAAACAGTTATTAATAAAGAACGTGAAGGAGCATATCTCGGTAAGACAGTGCAGGTGATACCGCACATTACCGATGAAATAAAAAGAAGGATGCTACTGTTGGGTAAGGATGATAAATACGATGTAGTGCTTACTGAAATTGGTGGTACAGTGGGAGATATTGAAAGTCTTCCATTCATAGAGGCAGTACGCCAGCTACAGTGGGAACTGCCCGAAGAAGATTGCCTGGTAGTACATCTTACGCTGATACCTTATTTGAAAGCAGCAAAAGAACTGAAGACAAAACCAACACAGCACAGCGTAAAGCTGATGAGTGAAAATGGTGTTCATCCTGATATATTGGTGTGTCGTGCTGAAGAGCCACTTACCAATGATATCAAGCGGAAACTCGCACTGTTTTGTAATGTAAAACAAGAAGCTGTTATTGAAGCTGCCGATGCTTCTACCATATACGAAGTGCCTTTAATGATGATGCGCGAAAAGCTGGATCTTATTTGCTTGAAGCGTTTAAATATTACCAACTTCAACGAGCCAGACCTGGAGAAATGGAAAGGCTTCCTGGATAAGCTGAAGTACCCTAAGAGCAAGGTTACTATTGGTCTTATTGGTAAATACATTGAGCTGCAGGATGCATACAAGTCAATACTTGAAAGTTTCATTCATGCAGGGGCAATTAATGAATGCAAGGTGCAGGTGGTAAACGTGCACAGTGAGTTCATTACTGATGAAAATGTTTCAGAAAAACTGGATGGTTTAGATGGTCTTTTAGTGGCACCAGGCTTTGGACATCGTGGTATAGAAGGAAAGATAACAGCTGTGAAATATGCGCGTGAAAACGGCTTGCCTTTCTTCGGTATATGTTTGGGAATGCAAATGGCTGTAATAGAATTCGGACGAAATGTACTGGGGCTTGAAAATGCCCATAGCACAGAAATGGATGAGCATACACCGCATCCTGTAATCAACATGATGGAGGAGCAAAAGAAGATTACGTTGAAAGGCGGCACTATGCGTTTAGGTGCATATCCTTGTGTGTTAAAAGAAGGTTCACTTGCTCATAAGATCTATGGAACCACCGAGATCAGCGAAAGACATCGTCATCGTTTTGAGTTTAATAATGATTACCTGCAGCAATACCAGCAGGAGGGGATGATAGCCAGTGGAACCAATCCAGATACAGGTTTGGTGGAGATCATGGAGATTCCATCGCATCCATTTTTCATTGGCGCGCAATACCATCCTGAACTAAAAAGTTCTGTAGAAAGCCCGGCTCCTTTGTTTGTGCATTTTGTAGCCGCAACCAAAAGGTATAATGAAAAACGTACTTCAATCAGGAACCCGCTTTTGCATAGCGAGATGATCTAG
- a CDS encoding PAS domain-containing protein, with protein MFNTNSFFDSIFKNAAQNGMMVMTKDGIIEQVNEAFTKAYGYTTEDLQSKHFRILYIEKDQKLLRPEIEVNITNRSGSHSDENYLVHKDGTPIWVTGEAVLVETEEGSCIVKIIQNNHAQKQLERYLLASSDVLDTLFESVQSGLLILDSRVRIIKCNGAFRRIFGLQENLPEGSKVQEIAHPFWQKEEIKKDLRNVLIEQKRLKKEYIMAKGKDEFIRLRIVTKIMQGEDDPSTRLLLVVKELT; from the coding sequence ATGTTCAATACCAACAGCTTTTTTGACAGCATCTTTAAAAACGCAGCACAAAACGGTATGATGGTGATGACCAAAGATGGAATAATTGAGCAGGTGAATGAGGCATTTACCAAAGCCTACGGTTATACAACAGAAGATCTTCAATCAAAACATTTTCGCATTTTGTATATAGAGAAAGACCAGAAACTTCTGCGGCCGGAGATAGAAGTAAACATCACTAACAGGTCTGGTTCACACAGCGATGAAAACTATCTTGTTCATAAAGATGGAACTCCTATTTGGGTTACTGGTGAAGCAGTATTGGTTGAAACAGAAGAGGGGAGTTGTATTGTAAAGATCATTCAGAATAATCATGCGCAAAAGCAACTGGAGCGTTACCTGCTTGCTAGCAGTGATGTGCTGGATACTTTATTTGAATCGGTCCAGAGTGGACTTCTCATATTGGATTCTCGTGTTCGTATCATTAAGTGCAATGGTGCTTTCCGCAGGATCTTTGGACTACAGGAAAACTTGCCGGAAGGTAGTAAGGTTCAAGAGATCGCTCACCCGTTTTGGCAAAAAGAGGAGATAAAAAAAGACCTGCGAAATGTACTGATAGAGCAGAAGCGACTGAAAAAAGAATACATCATGGCCAAAGGCAAGGATGAGTTCATCCGTCTGCGAATTGTTACCAAGATCATGCAAGGCGAAGACGATCCATCTACGAGATTGTTATTGGTTGTAAAAGAATTAACCTGA
- a CDS encoding dienelactone hydrolase family protein: MRNFLILVFSSFVMAAIMSAAFTKQSAEPLTPECYTSCFISDVREYSKMEARTMDFAMLHDEPLPFELEDKKGKMIDFKTPDGNKAMAYEIKGKKKSKNYLLVIQEWWGLNDYIKQESDKLAGDLDDVTILALDMYDGKVATTRDSAMKYMSGVNNERLENIIKGAIAYAGKDAKIFTIGWCFGGMWSLQAGIIAGNQGAGTIMYYGRPETNLEKLQKLQTDVIGFFGNKDRSPSPEMVDAFIENMKKVDKKLTVHRYDAGHGFANPSNPNFDKEATKDSYEKTLAFIKARL; the protein is encoded by the coding sequence ATGAGAAATTTTTTAATCCTTGTATTTTCTTCATTTGTTATGGCAGCCATCATGAGTGCTGCTTTCACAAAACAATCTGCCGAGCCACTCACACCCGAATGTTATACCAGTTGTTTCATTAGCGATGTAAGAGAGTATTCAAAAATGGAAGCACGCACTATGGATTTTGCTATGCTGCATGACGAGCCTTTGCCATTTGAGTTGGAAGACAAGAAAGGCAAGATGATAGATTTTAAAACCCCTGATGGCAACAAGGCAATGGCTTACGAGATAAAAGGGAAAAAGAAAAGCAAGAACTACCTATTAGTAATACAGGAATGGTGGGGATTGAATGATTATATAAAGCAGGAAAGTGATAAGCTGGCAGGTGACCTGGATGATGTGACCATACTGGCTTTGGACATGTACGATGGCAAGGTAGCTACAACCAGGGACAGTGCTATGAAGTACATGTCGGGCGTGAACAACGAGCGATTAGAAAATATAATAAAGGGAGCCATAGCCTATGCAGGAAAAGATGCAAAGATATTCACCATAGGCTGGTGCTTTGGTGGCATGTGGAGTTTACAAGCTGGCATAATTGCTGGCAACCAGGGTGCAGGAACTATTATGTACTATGGCCGTCCAGAAACCAATCTTGAGAAACTACAAAAACTACAAACTGATGTGATCGGTTTCTTTGGCAACAAAGACAGGAGCCCATCACCTGAAATGGTGGATGCATTTATAGAAAATATGAAGAAGGTGGATAAGAAGCTGACGGTTCATCGCTATGATGCGGGCCATGGTTTTGCTAATCCATCTAATCCAAATTTTGATAAAGAAGCCACGAAAGATTCTTATGAGAAAACACTGGCTTTCATAAAAGCAAGACTTTGA
- a CDS encoding DUF481 domain-containing protein produces the protein MKLFFTLCFSMFLLQQSHAQFSDSVHYFTSFASTGINNRTNDGTSYVLTNAASFKINKQNFIFNSNANWIYGLQQQTLTNNDVTAAVDFNWYKGGNKRFYYWGLANYDASYSLNINHRSQTGAGVAYSVLDEDNAYLNLSNGILFEYVDLVLPDSIRDVYSTFRNSFRLQFRFKIGELVTFDGGSFLQNSLQYKNDFIVRSNTNLSFKLKKWLSLTAATTYNHISRTRRENLLFTFGFRIENYFRSVRSLVDLGD, from the coding sequence ATGAAGCTGTTTTTTACCCTTTGCTTTAGCATGTTTCTTCTGCAGCAATCACATGCGCAGTTCTCTGACTCCGTCCACTACTTTACCAGCTTCGCATCTACAGGTATCAATAATAGAACAAATGATGGAACTTCATACGTGCTCACAAATGCAGCTAGCTTCAAGATCAATAAACAGAACTTTATTTTTAATAGCAATGCTAATTGGATATATGGCCTACAACAGCAAACGCTTACCAATAACGATGTAACGGCCGCTGTAGATTTCAATTGGTACAAGGGAGGGAACAAAAGATTTTATTACTGGGGTCTTGCAAATTATGACGCGAGTTATTCGCTCAATATCAACCACAGATCGCAAACGGGAGCAGGTGTAGCGTATAGTGTATTAGATGAAGACAATGCTTACCTGAACCTGAGTAACGGGATCTTGTTTGAATATGTAGACCTGGTGCTTCCGGATAGTATACGAGATGTATACAGCACATTCAGAAACTCGTTCAGGCTGCAGTTCAGGTTTAAGATAGGTGAACTGGTAACCTTCGATGGCGGCTCATTCTTGCAGAATTCATTGCAGTATAAAAATGATTTCATTGTCAGGTCAAATACCAACTTATCCTTTAAGCTAAAGAAGTGGCTCAGTCTTACAGCTGCCACCACCTATAATCATATCAGCCGCACCAGGCGAGAAAACCTGCTTTTTACTTTTGGCTTCAGGATCGAAAACTATTTTAGAAGCGTTAGATCTTTGGTGGATTTAGGTGATTAA